A genomic region of Metopolophium dirhodum isolate CAU chromosome 1, ASM1992520v1, whole genome shotgun sequence contains the following coding sequences:
- the LOC132937483 gene encoding uncharacterized protein LOC132937483 yields the protein MMYDYHYSVMQKYYGDNIKLMYTDTDSLVYFIQTDDFYDDLVKNTHLLDRMDTANLPRDHPCYIAERKKVPGLFSDELDGRIMTAFCALRAKSYAYKTLGVDGIDVMENIRAKGIRGHVVKNHMTFEGHRRCLFEGIGVDDDNRQLNMCIRSFNHQLTTVKSNKITYNNYDDKRIVLEDKIHTLAHGHYRIEDAELAEMMADSEY from the exons ATGATGTATGATTATCATTATAGTGTAATGCAGAAGTACTATGGTGATAATATCAAGCTTATGTATACTGACAcgg attcattagtatattttattcaaaccgATGATTTCTACGACGATCTTGTAAAGAACACCCACTTGCTTGACCGTATGGATACTGCTAACTTACCACGAGACCATCCGTGCTATATTGCAGAGAGAAAAAAGGTTCCGGGTCTGTTTTCGGATGAGTTGGATGGCCGTATTATGACAGCGTTTTGCGCGCTCCGTGCTAAATCTTACGCGTATAAAACCCTAGGAGTGGATGGTATTGATGTGATGGAAAATATTCGTGCAAAAGGCATTAGGGGCCACGTGGTTAAGAATCATATGACATTTGAGGGCCATCGGCGATGCTTGTTTGAAGGTATTGGGGTGGATGACGATAATAGACAGCTGAACATGTGTATACGTTCGTTCAACCACCAATTGACGACAGTCAAATCCaacaaaataacatacaataattatgatgataAGAGGATAGTACTAGAAGACAAAATCCATACACTAGCTCATGGTCATTATAGAATAGA agATGCAGAGTTGGCTGAAATGATGGCTGATAGCGAATACTAG